The Caldicellulosiruptor changbaiensis genome has a segment encoding these proteins:
- the murC gene encoding UDP-N-acetylmuramate--L-alanine ligase, producing MNKFFLIGIGGISMSAIALILKNHGHIVEGSDMQESKTTRMLREKGINVYIGHDENHIKGDEIIIYTAAISKDNPELVKAKRLGLKVYERAEFLGMLMKDYKNVIAVSGTHGKTTTTSMIGYILKKALLNPTVLVGAFVKQLGGNFCIGSSEYLVVEACEYVDSFLKFNPSIGVILNIDNDHLDYFKDIESIKDSFRKFALKIPQNGFIVANLDDENVYSVASNLKQNVIYFSTKTKADFWADNITSCNGYYEFDVVNKDFKHLCHIKLNIPGFHNVYNSLAAFSVAYTLGIDKNTIKEAIFEFCGASRRLEKLGEIDGILLYDDYAHHPTEIEATLRTLRKLAKEKVIVIFQPHTFSRLKSLMEGFVKSLSLADKVIVTDVYAAREKNVYGVSSEDLYEKLKKAGVDCEYINQFEKIAEYVLNTAQKGDIVATIGAGDVNKCIELILNKSPVKS from the coding sequence ATGAATAAATTCTTTTTAATCGGCATTGGTGGAATATCGATGAGTGCAATCGCACTCATTCTTAAAAATCATGGACATATTGTAGAAGGTTCTGATATGCAAGAGAGCAAAACCACGAGAATGCTAAGGGAAAAGGGAATTAATGTATATATAGGACATGATGAAAATCACATAAAAGGTGATGAGATAATAATTTACACAGCGGCCATTTCAAAAGACAACCCAGAACTTGTAAAGGCGAAGAGGTTGGGGCTTAAAGTTTATGAGAGAGCTGAGTTTTTAGGAATGCTCATGAAAGATTATAAAAATGTTATAGCAGTTTCTGGCACACATGGAAAAACTACTACTACTTCAATGATAGGATACATTTTAAAAAAAGCTCTTTTAAATCCTACAGTCTTGGTTGGAGCATTTGTAAAACAGCTTGGTGGAAATTTCTGTATTGGTTCAAGTGAGTATTTAGTTGTTGAGGCATGTGAATATGTCGATAGCTTTTTAAAGTTCAATCCAAGCATTGGTGTAATTTTGAACATTGACAATGACCATTTGGACTATTTTAAGGATATAGAGTCAATCAAAGACTCCTTCAGAAAGTTTGCTCTCAAAATTCCCCAAAACGGATTTATTGTTGCAAATCTTGACGATGAGAATGTTTATTCAGTTGCAAGTAATTTAAAGCAAAATGTAATATATTTTTCCACCAAAACAAAGGCAGATTTTTGGGCAGACAATATAACTTCCTGCAATGGCTATTATGAATTTGATGTTGTTAACAAAGATTTTAAACATCTTTGCCATATTAAACTTAATATCCCTGGATTTCACAATGTGTATAATAGCTTAGCAGCTTTTTCAGTTGCATACACATTGGGAATTGATAAAAATACTATCAAAGAAGCTATTTTTGAATTTTGTGGCGCATCTCGAAGGCTCGAGAAATTAGGTGAAATTGACGGCATACTCCTTTATGATGACTATGCTCACCACCCTACTGAAATAGAAGCAACACTTAGGACGTTGAGAAAATTAGCCAAAGAAAAAGTTATTGTAATCTTTCAGCCACATACATTTAGTAGACTCAAAAGTCTCATGGAAGGGTTTGTAAAAAGCCTTTCTTTAGCAGACAAAGTTATTGTCACTGATGTCTATGCTGCGCGGGAAAAGAATGTATATGGTGTTAGCTCAGAAGATTTATATGAAAAGCTCAAAAAAGCAGGTGTTGACTGTGAGTATATAAATCAATTTGAAAAAATAGCAGAATATGTATTGAATACTGCTCAAAAGGGTGACATTGTTGCAACAATCGGTGCGGGTGATGTAAACAAGTGTATAGAGTTAATACTTAACAAATCACCTGTGAAATCATAA
- the purR gene encoding pur operon repressor: protein MEKAGKAERLIYITNILTQNPMKVFSLSFFCEKLNCAKSTLSEDIDLISKVFVETGQGRLETISGAAGGVYYIPVMKKEEEIEFLNFLKNELQNPERIVSGGFVYINDIVFSPEIIKKAAKIFLRLFLEKEIDYIATVEAKGIALASYVAQYFNKPLVVARSGSKFTEGSTVNISYISGTTGKIETMTMAKKAIKRGSKVLFIDDFMRGGGTVRGMRDLLSEFESTLVGVGVLIATKDKKSIDIDYKSLLILDTLDAENKKIEFSINNQVIS, encoded by the coding sequence ATGGAAAAGGCAGGAAAAGCCGAAAGGCTTATATATATTACTAATATCTTAACGCAAAATCCAATGAAAGTTTTTAGTTTAAGTTTTTTTTGTGAGAAATTGAACTGTGCTAAATCTACTTTGAGTGAAGATATTGACCTCATCTCAAAAGTGTTTGTTGAGACAGGACAAGGTCGACTTGAGACAATAAGCGGTGCTGCTGGCGGTGTTTATTATATTCCGGTTATGAAGAAAGAGGAGGAGATAGAATTTTTGAACTTTTTGAAAAATGAGCTTCAAAACCCAGAGAGAATTGTATCTGGCGGTTTTGTATATATAAACGACATTGTATTCAGCCCAGAGATAATTAAAAAGGCTGCAAAGATTTTTTTGAGGCTTTTTTTAGAAAAAGAAATAGACTATATTGCCACTGTTGAGGCGAAAGGAATTGCACTTGCATCTTATGTTGCACAGTATTTTAACAAACCATTAGTTGTTGCGCGAAGTGGAAGCAAGTTTACAGAAGGCTCGACAGTCAATATCTCATACATCTCAGGAACAACAGGGAAGATTGAGACAATGACAATGGCAAAAAAGGCTATAAAAAGAGGCTCAAAGGTGCTCTTTATAGACGATTTTATGCGCGGTGGCGGTACTGTTCGTGGGATGAGAGATTTGCTCAGTGAATTTGAGTCCACATTGGTGGGAGTTGGGGTTTTGATTGCCACAAAGGATAAAAAAAGCATTGATATAGATTATAAAAGCCTTTTGATTTTAGATACCCTTGATGCAGAAAACAAAAAGATTGAATTTTCGATAAATAATCAAGTAATTTCATAA
- the spoVG gene encoding septation regulator SpoVG, with product MQVTDVRIRKITNEGRMKAIVSVTFDNCFVVHDIKIIEGQNGLFIAMPSRKTPEGEFKDIAHPINQEMRDMVQKAVIEKYEAVISAGE from the coding sequence ATGCAGGTGACAGATGTTAGGATTAGAAAGATTACAAATGAGGGCAGGATGAAGGCTATTGTATCTGTGACATTTGACAACTGTTTTGTTGTGCATGACATTAAGATTATCGAGGGGCAAAATGGATTATTTATTGCAATGCCGAGCAGAAAGACACCAGAGGGTGAATTCAAAGACATTGCACATCCCATAAACCAAGAGATGCGCGATATGGTTCAAAAAGCTGTAATTGAAAAATATGAAGCTGTTATTTCAGCTGGAGAATAA
- a CDS encoding divergent polysaccharide deacetylase family protein, with protein MKLRRYILIVIKKAKLSQYFIPLLAIFCFIVLALVYIFYNPRPQAVETSAQSQAYVSLIFEDAGMDEQEVHKLLEINLPFDVAIIPFLPFSNKIALMCSKSNKEILMHLSMEPEDQNTLWLSPRSIMNSTPDDEVDKIFKDAMLNLPHSKGFSIHLGTLVCTNEKIVGHLVSLAKANNMIVVDSTSSPKSLFSKIGKQKGIDVISHDVILDSKNELKPIQDKFKLLFNIAKKKGFAVGIGHLGQEGGLTTIEAFKEVLKDAQRENIKFVFVSDIVKLIKQTD; from the coding sequence ATGAAATTAAGAAGATATATTCTCATTGTCATTAAGAAAGCAAAGCTAAGTCAATATTTCATTCCTTTACTTGCAATTTTTTGTTTTATTGTACTTGCACTTGTTTACATTTTTTACAATCCAAGACCACAAGCTGTTGAAACCTCAGCACAATCTCAAGCGTATGTATCTTTGATATTCGAAGATGCAGGAATGGATGAGCAAGAGGTTCACAAACTTTTGGAGATTAATCTTCCATTTGATGTTGCAATTATTCCTTTCTTACCTTTTTCCAATAAAATTGCTCTTATGTGCAGTAAAAGCAACAAAGAGATTTTGATGCATCTTTCAATGGAACCAGAAGATCAGAATACTCTTTGGCTATCACCACGCAGTATAATGAACAGCACCCCCGATGATGAGGTTGATAAGATTTTCAAAGATGCAATGTTAAACCTACCGCACAGCAAAGGCTTTAGCATTCATTTGGGAACACTTGTGTGTACAAATGAGAAAATAGTCGGTCACTTAGTGAGCTTAGCAAAGGCAAACAACATGATAGTTGTTGACTCAACGTCATCACCAAAATCGCTATTTTCAAAGATTGGAAAGCAAAAAGGTATTGATGTGATATCCCACGATGTCATATTGGATTCAAAAAATGAGCTAAAGCCTATACAAGACAAATTTAAACTCCTTTTCAACATAGCAAAGAAAAAGGGATTTGCAGTGGGAATTGGACATTTAGGTCAGGAAGGTGGCCTTACAACTATTGAGGCATTTAAAGAAGTATTAAAAGATGCTCAAAGAGAAAACATAAAATTTGTATTTGTATCAGATATTGTTAAATTAATTAAACAAACTGACTAA
- a CDS encoding nucleoside deaminase — protein MYIYNVMKKLIDYVSSMEDIPIAAAVLKDGEIISIQKNDSKNAIFHAEILAILDATSKLSTKDLRGCEMVVTKEPCPMCMSAIVLSKVDRLYFGARDFKMGAAESCFKLSQDPNLNHKVEVIGGICEDECKALLKSFFEKRRI, from the coding sequence ATGTATATATATAATGTAATGAAAAAACTAATAGATTATGTAAGTTCTATGGAAGACATTCCCATAGCGGCAGCAGTGCTCAAAGATGGTGAGATTATTAGTATACAAAAAAATGATAGCAAAAATGCCATATTTCACGCAGAAATCCTTGCGATACTTGATGCCACATCAAAGCTATCTACAAAGGACTTAAGAGGTTGCGAGATGGTTGTGACAAAAGAGCCTTGTCCTATGTGTATGAGTGCGATAGTTCTAAGTAAAGTTGATAGGCTTTACTTTGGAGCGAGGGACTTTAAGATGGGAGCTGCTGAGTCTTGCTTTAAACTTTCTCAAGATCCAAACCTGAATCATAAAGTTGAAGTAATAGGAGGAATATGCGAAGATGAATGCAAAGCACTTTTAAAGAGTTTTTTTGAAAAAAGAAGGATTTAA
- a CDS encoding ATP-binding protein — protein MENKFLQLVFSSSLQLVKTIEKEILSFLMREADVTAEELLEFKLIVNELLINAIIHGNKGDSSKNVKVKIGVVDKKLSYIVVEDEGEGFDIEEVFKEYTPYEEDEKIEDLYEFGRGLMIVSSLCEKVKQNQRGNKIVALRRLKREEVNHL, from the coding sequence ATGGAGAATAAGTTTTTACAGCTTGTTTTTAGTAGTAGTCTTCAACTTGTCAAGACAATTGAAAAGGAAATACTTTCATTTTTGATGAGAGAGGCAGATGTTACTGCGGAAGAGCTTTTAGAATTCAAACTTATAGTAAATGAGCTTTTGATAAATGCCATTATTCATGGGAACAAAGGTGATAGTTCAAAAAATGTAAAAGTAAAGATAGGGGTTGTTGACAAAAAACTGAGTTATATTGTTGTAGAAGATGAAGGTGAAGGGTTTGATATTGAAGAAGTGTTCAAAGAGTACACACCTTATGAGGAAGATGAGAAAATTGAGGATTTGTATGAATTTGGACGAGGACTTATGATAGTTTCTTCTCTTTGTGAGAAGGTAAAACAGAATCAGAGAGGAAACAAGATAGTTGCTCTTCGAAGGCTTAAAAGAGAGGAAGTAAATCACCTTTGA
- a CDS encoding DeoR/GlpR family DNA-binding transcription regulator, which translates to MLSATRRQKIKEILMEKKSVTVTELCNIFNVSDETIRRDLKKLEQEGIIEKNYGGAILKEGFTIVPPISQRAKEFIQEKEKIAKEAVKRIKEGMIIILDTGTTTQQIARNLKTAQHITVITNGVNIINELVSNNSINLFLVGGKVKNSNFSTVGPEAQKSFTQFSADIAFIGTSGISLEKGLTTSDIFEAEVKRAMIESSKEVIVVADSSKFLKNAMVSFCSLNKVTEIITSGEIDSELVEKFRQKGVKLTIV; encoded by the coding sequence ATGTTGTCTGCAACAAGAAGGCAGAAGATAAAGGAAATCTTGATGGAGAAAAAGAGCGTAACTGTCACAGAACTGTGCAATATATTCAACGTATCAGATGAGACTATCCGACGTGACCTCAAAAAACTTGAGCAGGAAGGAATAATCGAGAAGAATTATGGAGGAGCAATTTTAAAAGAAGGATTTACCATTGTTCCACCTATTTCTCAAAGAGCAAAGGAATTTATACAAGAAAAAGAAAAAATAGCAAAAGAGGCAGTAAAAAGGATTAAAGAGGGTATGATAATAATCTTAGATACAGGCACAACTACCCAACAGATAGCAAGAAATTTAAAAACAGCACAACACATAACGGTTATTACCAATGGTGTAAATATTATAAATGAGCTTGTATCAAACAATAGTATTAATTTATTCTTGGTTGGCGGGAAAGTAAAAAATTCTAATTTTTCAACAGTTGGGCCTGAGGCACAAAAGAGCTTTACGCAATTTAGCGCTGACATAGCATTTATAGGAACAAGTGGGATATCGCTTGAAAAAGGTTTAACAACCTCTGATATATTTGAAGCAGAGGTCAAAAGAGCAATGATTGAAAGCAGTAAGGAAGTAATAGTAGTTGCCGACAGCAGTAAGTTTTTGAAAAATGCTATGGTTTCGTTTTGCAGTTTGAACAAGGTCACAGAGATTATAACCTCAGGAGAAATTGACAGTGAGCTTGTCGAAAAGTTTAGACAGAAAGGTGTAAAGCTCACCATTGTATAA
- the xylB gene encoding xylulokinase — translation MSKILTIDIGTTACKVIVFDLQGNILAKSNREYPTYTPQIEWAEQDPNDWWSECVSGIKECLQQTDGSSIVAIGLSSQRETVVPLDKDGNILYRAISWMDRRSRPEAEEISQEFGKETIHKITGLIPDSTFTATKLLWFKKYEPDVLKKATVFLQPKEFIGYKLTGEAATDHSLASRTMMFDITKRQWWQDIFEFVGVKLNQFPRLCYADEIIGYLKDDVAKMLGLKSGIPVISGGGDRPLEAVGAGIIGSRVMESTGTATNVSMSSNKVPELLDPRVVCSCHVIRDYYLIEQGISTSGTILRWVRDNLYRGEKEKGENAYEIIDKEAENSSPGANGIVLLPFFMGSRATRWNPDARGVLFGLTLTHSRGDIARSVLEGISYEIRACIEILEGMGLKVESVVSMGGGAKSTVWSKIKADILGKKVIVEKVSEAASKGAMLLAAVAIGARESLIEEKREVLFEYTPNPDNQRVYDRVYEIYNELYNSVSNIYPKISEILS, via the coding sequence ATGAGCAAAATTCTTACAATTGACATAGGTACAACAGCATGCAAGGTTATAGTTTTTGATTTACAAGGTAATATTTTGGCAAAGTCAAATAGGGAATATCCCACTTACACACCCCAGATTGAATGGGCAGAACAAGACCCGAACGATTGGTGGAGTGAGTGCGTAAGTGGGATTAAGGAGTGTCTTCAGCAGACAGATGGCAGTAGCATTGTTGCCATAGGTCTTTCATCTCAGAGAGAGACAGTTGTTCCGCTTGATAAGGATGGCAATATTTTGTACAGAGCTATTTCATGGATGGATAGGCGCTCACGACCTGAGGCTGAAGAAATCTCTCAGGAATTTGGGAAAGAAACTATACATAAAATCACAGGACTTATTCCAGATTCAACCTTTACAGCAACAAAGCTTTTGTGGTTTAAAAAGTATGAGCCGGATGTATTGAAAAAAGCTACAGTTTTCTTGCAACCAAAAGAGTTTATTGGGTATAAGCTAACAGGCGAGGCAGCAACAGACCATTCGCTGGCAAGCAGGACAATGATGTTTGATATAACCAAAAGACAGTGGTGGCAAGATATCTTTGAATTTGTGGGTGTGAAGCTAAATCAGTTTCCGAGGCTATGCTATGCAGATGAGATAATAGGGTACTTAAAAGATGATGTTGCAAAGATGCTTGGACTGAAAAGTGGTATTCCTGTTATAAGCGGTGGTGGAGACAGGCCTTTAGAAGCAGTTGGTGCAGGCATTATTGGTTCGCGTGTTATGGAGTCGACTGGCACAGCAACAAACGTGTCAATGTCATCAAACAAGGTTCCAGAGCTGCTTGATCCAAGGGTTGTTTGTTCGTGTCATGTAATAAGAGATTATTACCTGATTGAGCAGGGGATATCAACAAGCGGTACAATCCTGAGGTGGGTTCGGGACAACCTATACAGAGGCGAAAAAGAAAAAGGCGAGAACGCCTATGAGATAATTGACAAAGAGGCAGAAAATTCAAGCCCTGGAGCAAATGGGATTGTGCTTTTGCCATTTTTCATGGGGTCACGTGCAACAAGGTGGAATCCTGATGCAAGAGGGGTTTTGTTTGGTCTGACACTTACACATTCAAGGGGAGATATAGCAAGAAGTGTATTGGAAGGAATATCATATGAGATTCGTGCATGCATAGAGATTTTAGAAGGTATGGGCTTGAAGGTTGAAAGTGTTGTTTCAATGGGTGGCGGGGCAAAGAGCACTGTGTGGAGCAAGATAAAAGCTGATATTTTGGGGAAGAAAGTGATTGTTGAAAAGGTGTCAGAGGCTGCGTCAAAAGGAGCAATGCTTTTAGCAGCAGTGGCGATTGGTGCAAGAGAAAGCCTTATTGAAGAAAAACGCGAGGTGCTCTTTGAATATACACCAAATCCAGACAACCAAAGAGTTTATGACAGGGTATATGAAATCTACAATGAACTGTATAATTCAGTTTCCAATATATATCCAAAGATTTCAGAAATCTTAAGCTAA
- a CDS encoding class II fructose-bisphosphate aldolase — MLVNLNDVLGYTKVKKFGVGMFNGLSADFYEGLIDAAEELKTPIIIGIADRFVDRLDFEMLAEVMIFLAKRSSVPVCVHLDHAKSLKNIMRAIKAGFTSVMFDGSNLPFEENIKKTKEVVEIAHSVGVSVEGELGVVGRGEWDFKNPEFYTKPEEAEVFAKQTGVDALAVSIGTVHGVYKGEPKLDFERLAEIRKRVDCYLVLHGGSGLSDDDFKKCIEYGINKVNIFTDLTLAINEKLPEFIKTTDNLTPAIFEKIRMIVKEEAIKKLKVFGSYDII; from the coding sequence TTGTTAGTAAATTTAAATGATGTTTTGGGTTACACAAAGGTAAAAAAATTTGGCGTGGGGATGTTCAACGGCCTTTCTGCAGACTTTTATGAAGGCTTAATTGACGCAGCAGAAGAGCTAAAAACCCCTATTATAATTGGGATTGCTGATAGGTTTGTTGACAGGCTTGACTTTGAGATGCTTGCAGAGGTAATGATTTTCCTTGCAAAAAGATCATCTGTGCCTGTGTGTGTGCATCTGGACCATGCAAAGAGCCTGAAAAACATCATGAGAGCAATAAAGGCTGGGTTTACATCTGTCATGTTTGACGGTTCAAACTTGCCGTTTGAGGAAAATATAAAGAAAACCAAGGAAGTTGTTGAGATAGCGCATTCTGTTGGTGTGAGTGTTGAGGGAGAACTTGGCGTTGTTGGAAGAGGCGAGTGGGATTTTAAAAATCCAGAGTTTTATACAAAGCCTGAAGAGGCAGAAGTATTTGCAAAACAAACAGGTGTTGATGCTTTAGCTGTTTCAATTGGTACAGTTCACGGTGTCTACAAGGGCGAGCCTAAGCTTGATTTTGAAAGACTTGCGGAAATTAGAAAAAGAGTTGATTGTTATCTTGTTTTGCACGGTGGCTCTGGGCTTTCAGATGATGATTTTAAAAAGTGTATAGAGTACGGAATTAACAAGGTGAATATTTTTACTGATCTGACTTTAGCGATAAATGAGAAGCTTCCTGAGTTTATCAAAACCACAGATAATTTGACTCCTGCAATCTTTGAGAAAATTAGAATGATTGTGAAAGAGGAAGCCATAAAGAAGTTAAAGGTTTTTGGAAGCTATGACATAATTTAG
- a CDS encoding sugar phosphate isomerase/epimerase family protein: MNEPIYKYLKIGTIHFMSFPEVIGGEGPIEETLKTVLEDDYFNAVEITWIKDSEVRKRVKNMLKDAHVTVAYGAQPTLLRTGLNPNDYDSEKRKQVVAFLKERIDEACELEAVGLGFLSRQYDENRKEEAYKALVETTKELCEYAKSRGNFMIELEVFDFDIDKKSLIGPADLAARFAAEIRKEYDNFGLIVDLSHLPLTRETAEQALLPVKDYLTHVHIGNAVVKDKNHPAYGDKHPMFGIEGGENDVEEVIEFLRVLKDIGFLNPEKRPILSFEVSPMPGQDPKIVLASSKRVLNEAWARL, encoded by the coding sequence ATGAACGAGCCAATTTATAAATATCTTAAGATAGGGACAATTCATTTCATGTCTTTCCCAGAGGTTATTGGTGGAGAAGGGCCAATTGAGGAGACTTTAAAAACAGTTCTTGAAGATGATTACTTTAATGCAGTAGAGATTACATGGATAAAAGATAGTGAAGTAAGAAAAAGAGTAAAGAATATGTTAAAAGATGCACATGTGACAGTTGCGTATGGTGCACAGCCAACACTTTTGAGAACAGGGCTCAATCCGAATGACTATGACAGTGAAAAGAGAAAACAGGTTGTTGCCTTCTTAAAAGAGAGAATTGATGAAGCATGCGAACTTGAAGCAGTTGGTCTTGGGTTTTTATCAAGGCAGTATGATGAAAACCGTAAGGAAGAAGCGTATAAAGCTTTGGTTGAAACAACAAAAGAGCTTTGTGAGTATGCAAAGTCAAGAGGTAACTTTATGATAGAGCTTGAAGTGTTTGATTTTGACATTGACAAAAAGAGCTTGATTGGACCTGCTGACCTTGCAGCAAGATTTGCAGCCGAGATAAGAAAAGAATATGACAATTTTGGATTGATTGTAGATTTGAGCCATCTTCCACTTACAAGAGAAACAGCTGAGCAGGCACTTTTACCAGTAAAAGACTACCTCACACATGTTCATATAGGCAATGCTGTTGTAAAGGACAAGAACCATCCAGCGTATGGCGACAAGCATCCAATGTTTGGAATAGAGGGCGGCGAAAACGATGTTGAAGAGGTAATTGAATTTTTGAGGGTATTGAAAGATATAGGTTTTTTAAACCCAGAAAAAAGACCTATCTTGAGCTTTGAAGTATCACCTATGCCAGGGCAAGACCCGAAAATTGTGCTTGCAAGCTCAAAGAGGGTTTTGAACGAAGCATGGGCAAGACTATAA
- the gyaR gene encoding glyoxylate reductase, with product MKILVTRRIMEPAIELLNKYGEVEVNPHDRPMTREELLRAIADKDAVLTQLVDKVDSEFFDHAPNVKIVANYAVGYDNIDIEEATRRGVYVTNTPDVLTNATAELAWALLFAAARRIVEADKFMRGGHYKGWGPMLFLGKGITGKTLGVIGAGRIGQAFARMSKGFNMKILYYDFERKENFEKEMGAQYVALDELLKEADFISIHVPLTPQTRHMIGERELSLMKPSAILINTARGPIVDEKALVKALKEKKIYAAGLDVYEREPEFEPELAELDNVVMLPHIGSATEESRLDMAMLAANNIVDFIEGRVPRTLVNKEVLNKK from the coding sequence ATGAAGATACTTGTAACAAGAAGAATAATGGAACCTGCAATTGAGCTTTTGAATAAATATGGTGAGGTTGAAGTAAACCCGCACGACAGACCGATGACAAGAGAAGAACTATTGAGAGCAATTGCTGATAAAGACGCAGTTTTGACCCAGCTTGTTGATAAAGTGGACAGTGAGTTTTTTGACCATGCACCAAATGTCAAGATTGTTGCAAACTATGCGGTAGGTTATGATAACATAGATATTGAAGAGGCAACAAGAAGAGGTGTTTATGTAACAAACACACCAGACGTTCTGACAAACGCAACAGCTGAGCTTGCGTGGGCGCTGCTCTTTGCTGCGGCAAGAAGAATAGTTGAAGCTGACAAGTTCATGAGAGGTGGACATTACAAAGGCTGGGGTCCGATGCTCTTTTTAGGCAAAGGCATAACAGGCAAAACACTTGGTGTAATTGGTGCAGGTAGGATTGGCCAGGCTTTTGCGAGGATGTCAAAAGGTTTTAACATGAAGATTTTGTACTATGATTTTGAGAGAAAAGAAAACTTTGAAAAGGAAATGGGCGCTCAGTATGTAGCATTAGATGAGCTTTTAAAAGAAGCAGATTTTATATCAATTCACGTGCCTCTCACACCACAAACAAGACATATGATTGGTGAAAGAGAGCTTTCTCTTATGAAGCCGTCGGCAATATTGATTAACACAGCACGCGGACCAATTGTCGATGAAAAGGCGCTTGTAAAGGCGCTGAAAGAAAAGAAGATTTATGCTGCAGGGCTTGACGTGTATGAGAGAGAACCTGAGTTTGAGCCAGAACTGGCTGAACTTGACAATGTTGTAATGCTTCCTCACATTGGTTCTGCAACAGAAGAGTCAAGGCTTGACATGGCAATGCTTGCGGCAAACAATATAGTAGATTTCATTGAGGGAAGAGTTCCAAGAACACTTGTCAATAAAGAGGTTTTGAACAAAAAGTAA
- a CDS encoding IclR family transcriptional regulator, whose protein sequence is MSQNSVQSIERAFEIIEALAVEPKGLSITQLSQKLSLHKTTVHRILQTILNRGYVQKDPQTLRYKLGVKFVEISSLYLNNIELRTEAHPFLRELVAMLNVTVHLAILDGSDVVYIDKIEQVNSIRLYSSIGKRVPAYCTALGKVMLSKFSDQEVEKILSTISLQSYTQNTITNIEKLLDEIRSVRERGFAVDNEELQEGVRCIAAPIYDYRGEMIAAISISAPVSVLPPHKDEENAQKVAETAKKISHRLGHVEEKKT, encoded by the coding sequence ATGTCACAAAATTCTGTTCAGTCAATTGAAAGGGCGTTTGAAATAATCGAGGCTTTGGCTGTTGAGCCAAAAGGGCTTTCAATTACTCAGCTTTCTCAAAAACTTTCACTTCACAAGACTACCGTCCACAGGATTTTGCAGACAATACTTAACAGAGGGTATGTTCAAAAAGACCCACAGACCTTGCGCTACAAGCTTGGTGTAAAGTTTGTTGAGATTTCAAGTCTTTATCTTAACAACATTGAGCTCAGAACCGAAGCACATCCGTTTTTGCGTGAGCTTGTGGCTATGCTAAATGTCACTGTACACTTGGCAATTCTTGACGGTAGTGATGTTGTCTACATTGACAAGATTGAACAGGTAAACTCAATAAGGCTTTACTCCTCAATTGGCAAAAGAGTTCCAGCATACTGTACAGCACTGGGGAAAGTGATGCTCAGCAAATTTTCAGACCAAGAAGTTGAAAAGATACTATCTACAATTTCTCTTCAATCATATACACAAAACACTATTACAAATATAGAAAAGCTTCTTGATGAGATAAGAAGTGTTCGAGAGAGAGGCTTTGCAGTTGACAATGAAGAGTTGCAAGAAGGTGTAAGGTGTATTGCAGCACCCATATATGACTACAGAGGCGAGATGATTGCTGCTATTAGCATTTCAGCACCTGTGAGCGTCCTACCACCTCACAAGGATGAAGAGAATGCGCAAAAGGTTGCGGAGACTGCAAAGAAGATTTCTCACAGGCTTGGGCATGTGGAGGAGAAAAAAACATAG